Part of the Apostichopus japonicus isolate 1M-3 chromosome 13, ASM3797524v1, whole genome shotgun sequence genome is shown below.
ACACATCAATTTGAGTCAATGCTTTTATGTCTTTCTTTCGCAGAACTTTTTACATAGGCCGATACATTGATGTCTGTATATACATACTACTGTCTTCCAATCAGTAACCAGAGCAGGTCCATAGTCACTGGGGCATTCCAGTTCTACGAATGAACACTCTCGATAGCATGTGCAGTTTAAAACATCCATTATTCACGAGCTTAAACATTCAGTGTATAGATGAAGAATCGATATCCTTCCCTCGCTGTACTACGAAGATGAAAAAATTCGGCCAAGGCATCTGATGTCAGCCTCAAGTGTGCCTTTTTGTCTCTCTTTGGCAAGTGATTGTATTAAGAGGCACTTGAACCATGGTTACTAGGCAACCTTGCTTCACGATAGTCTTTCTATGTTTTCTCCTCACTCCAATGATGCTATCTGTCTGTTTTGACACCACGTTTTCTCTGAGCACCCTTCAATCCCTttgaatgaaagagaaaaagaacacTTCTGTAAATTAAACATAACTATCTTCATATTAATTAACTCAAGTTGATTAATAACAACTGACACACACGTTTCTTTGACTAAATTAACCAAACAATTGATACATTAAGCATCATTCAACTTTAAAACCATTAAAAGTCTCTTGCCAAACAAGTGGAAACTTCCTGATTCATTGtattaaaactgacaaaatttataaaatttctCCAAATATGTGAGTCGCTGTTTTATTATTAATGTCAATAACGCAAGTTAATTACATTCCAAGGgcataaaaaaggaaaacaaaagcaACTGTTGATGAAGTCCATATGTCAGAGAATATTGTGCAATGCCCTCATTCCAAACACAGTGAATTAACTGCAGTATTTTCAATCTCAACATCAGATCAAGGAGGAAAAACAAGCTTCACATCAGAGGCGCTGTATTACCTAATTAATTAAATCGGAGACGTTATCGTACCTTTTTCGACTCACTTGGGTCATTTCATTTTGGGGAGGAATAAATTCAACACAGGAAGAAGGGTTATAGagaaagggagggagagagaaaaGAGGAAGGGAACAGAACAGGGGAGGGTACTCCATCAGCAGAGTAAGCCATCTGACAAAACCATCTCACCTGAAAATATCCAGTGTGATAGCCACTCATGTACCAAGCCATTAACATTGCATACAAGGCATCTTGGTCATTATCTGTGGGAGGCGGTGGAGGGGGATGGGGTATACCCCATTGTCCTCTCTGTAAATGACAAAGAACAAAGTGGAAAATATCAAAACAGGACTATATAAATCACTCCATTAGAACATCCTAAGATAAAAGGTTCTTTTCTGAAATATACTGGAAAGGTGTGAATCCACAGCCTTGGCTTTTGTCTTGTTATTAAAAACTGAAGCTAGATATGGCACAAATGTTCCATCGATTCTGACCAGGTCATTCAATATTTTGACATGACCGAAAAGTTCTAAACCAGTCAGAGGAACTAGACAAAATAAGTACAAATGGATCTGGGTCTAAAAAATTGTCAAGTCTGGGTTAAGTCATGAAATGTGGTTTTCAGTCCAACCAGAAATGCATTAGTAAATGAAGTACATGTAAATGGTTTTTGTTAGGAATATAAAACCtcaaccttcccttcttcagataaaATACTTGTAAGGACTCATAGTCCATAGATTGTTCTCTGTTTCAATGACAACAAATAGACCACTGTTTTTCACTAACTAGAATAAAAGCGATGTTTTACCTCAATTGACTTTTGCAAAACCATGAAAGAGGCAAAGACCAGGgttgggaattttttttttttttgaaatataaaagattgaaaaattatttttttattttttttatttaattcattttttttaagtctCATGCTATGGTTGTAATGAATACATGAGTATgtgaaagttatttttttttcttcttggtaAACACATGACAAACAGTAGAAAATTACAGAACTACCTTTGACTGTTAAACACAACAATAGTTTTGACCTACTAATTATCTTGAAGGAACAGCATTTTGACCTACTTACAGTAGTAGTCCTACAAGATCACTTGCTTCCAGAGCAATATAACAATGCACTGTACAAGCAAATGCTTGTAACTTTTAGCAAAGATGCTTGATATGCATTTCACTACCAAAGttacataaacatatattccACAAATTAACCATCAGCTGTATTTGAGAAACTAGGTCGTCAGACATTTTatttcccattttcatttctgATGATACTGACCTTCTTCTTATTAATCTGACAGCAAAAACCCGGCTAGTTACTGCCAATATACTTACTGAAACCATTTCATTGTTAAAGAAATGCTTATGCCACAGGttttttgttatcttttttacaattttgttttacaaaaagaaaaattactTTCTTCATATAAATCACTGACACTTTAAACAGAATCAAGTGATTTAAGTCAAGATTAAAATATGTGCGATTAAAATCAGCCAACTCTGAAAAAGAGTGGATTTGTATGAACGCAGTGACTGGAAGATTTCAAATGATTCACATTACCCTATGGAAAGGCCCACGAGGTGGAGGAGGGCCAAACGGACCATGGTCGAATGGACTTGCTTGAGGAGGGAATGATGTATTGTTCCATTGCTGAGGATGGGGAAACTGCCACGGTGGTCCTGCCGGGGGATGGAGCCGTCTCtgttggggtgggggcgggTAACCACTCGTTCCTATGTAATGTGGACTTTGGCTTGTATTAGAGAAGGTATCCATTTCCAATGATTCATTTCCATTCTGAAAAATagtgaaagaaagatatttttgGGCTGACCTCTTGAAACTAATCTATAGTTTGTAACTTGTTGTTTGACCAATATGAATCCAAGCCTTTCTTTACAGAACcacaatacacacacacatgcatgtttgtattacattcagaccgaggaccccattgtatttccattgttcaaatccacgtactctaaccttaacaataacccatacaatagaattcttccgaggacgtggtgattctttagaaatcacaaccgaggacctggaattcttttgttcaagtcctcggtcagaatacaaaacaaacgcacacccGCACACACTGAGGAATGAATTAAAGGATTGCCTCATGGTGCAGGTAAACAAGAAAGTGCTGATGAACGTTTTCTGTATCAGACAGGTGAAAATACATCCTGATGACAGGCTTTTTTCCACAGATATATCTAGATCTAAATATGTAGATCTGATACATAGATCTAGATATAAAGAtctagatatatagatatagatctGTTCCATAGATATATATGGATATCTAGATTAAGATATATAGATCTGAGGCACTCTGTCAATAGTTCTCCTATTAATTAAGTTGATCTATTCAAATAAAGAAACACATTTTCACAAAAGATCTTCATTCTCATAGAGACATGTGTCGATACTGAATAACGACCATTGCAAGTAAAGATTCCAAACATTTGTTTCTCATCtgtcacatacagtacttaGCAATAGCAGAACGAAAGTCCCTTGCCGAATTAAAAGAATATGTGATCCACGTTGTATGCTGATCTGAGGAAGCTTCATTGACATGCAGCATGGACATCATCATCTCTGGACGATATCGTGGGTTTTTACCTTTCATTTTGATGAACAACtcaaaattattcaaacaacAGATTTATTTCCCAACTTGTCTAACAACCAGAAAGCCTGTAGGCTTTGTAATTCCTTGTCATATAATGTGCTCAAAATTCCACGATAATATCTGATGTATGTACAGCAAGTGAGTTAAACTGGTCCAAAGactaagtgagaaccagaaaagaatTTTACTtccaaatgtttcaatatccagataTCCACAGTCCTCCAGCAAGCACAAAGGATAGAATATTGAAAATGTGGAAACATTTATAGTCTGTGACATTGGTCACATCACCAAAAGAAGACAATCGTACCTCTGAGAAGTAATTGTCCTCTTCCTGCGATATGACCTCCTGAGTGCCCATCAGTTCATCAAGGTTCTTCTCCTCCTCATTTCCGTACCCTATGTACGTAACCCAGCAAGTCCCCAGCTTGTAGTTGACAGACTTGATGATGGCTTCATAGACGAGGTGGTCGTCAGAGAACACTGCGCTACATCTATCACCGACTTTCCACTATATATTGTTACAAGTTGAAGACGAGAGGAATATTAACCAGTGGCTTCCAGTCTACTACACTGAAAGAGTACTCATGTGGCAGCTTTATTTCCCACCTAGAGGTCTTTAACCAAAGCATGTTCGGGGGATAATTTATGACAGTATGTAACTGTAAATTGCTCTTACAATATGGGCAGATTGCTATATACAAATTATGCAAAGATGTATTGCAGTTTTGGACacagttttggtattttgttagagacttcaaaactgctacgtaaagtttgaatGTTCACTAAATCATTCCCTGAATGTTGTATCGCAGCCATTAAGTCATTCATGTGTCCACTCAGCAGTTGTCCATTCAGTGTCAGTATGTACAGTTGTATGACAACCATTAAGTCTTCCATGTGTCCCACTCAGCAGTTGTCCATTCAGTGTCAGCATGTACAGTGGTATGACAACCATTAAGTCTTCTATGTGTCCAACTAAGCAATTGTCCATTCAGTGTCAGTATGTACAGTTGTATGACAACCATTAACTCTTGTCCATTAAGCAGTAGTCCATTCAGTGGAAGTATTTACAGTTGTATCACAACCATTAAGTCTTCCATGTGTCCCACTAAGCAGGTGTCCATTCAATGTCAGACTTTACAGTGGATTTTATTCTTAACTTGCTATAATATTAACTGTTTCTTTATCGTACGTTTACCTATTCCTGTTTGTGTTTTCAGTTCTTTTAATATCCTTTCCCGTATAATACATGGTGAACTGCTGCTGTTGTACAAAAATATTACATCAAAATGCCTCCAGTCATCCTACTCATCCCAGCTTTAACAAAGGCATGGTAAACGTAAGTGAAGGCTCAAACTTTCCAGGACATGGAAAACCTTACCCTTTTTCGCTGAGAAGATTTCCTCttctttctcttgttttttccttttttggctGCTTTTCGTTGAGTTGGTTCGGAAACGTTCCCCTCCAGTTCCTCTTCAGGTTGTTCTCCATTTATTTCAGACTGAGTAAAAATTGAAAAGTTCTTCAATGCCTTCAGTATTTAAGGCAAGATTCAACAAATATTAAACTTTCACCACAAAGAGATGTGAGCTCGCCAAACCATTCTTATTTCCCATAACAAAGTTTTCCACAGACCGTTGATGGATAGGACTGATGGAGGCCTTGGCCACCTCTC
Proteins encoded:
- the LOC139978467 gene encoding survival of motor neuron protein-like, with translation MSAHGAAVFLQGQTNGNESDIWDDTALIKAYDKAINSVKSEINGEQPEEELEGNVSEPTQRKAAKKGKNKRKKRKSSQRKRWKVGDRCSAVFSDDHLVYEAIIKSVNYKLGTCWVTYIGYGNEEEKNLDELMGTQEVISQEEDNYFSENGNESLEMDTFSNTSQSPHYIGTSGYPPPPQQRRLHPPAGPPWQFPHPQQWNNTSFPPQASPFDHGPFGPPPPRGPFHRRGQWGIPHPPPPPPTDNDQDALYAMLMAWYMSGYHTGYFQGLKGAQRKRGVKTDR